From one Funiculus sociatus GB2-C1 genomic stretch:
- a CDS encoding fructosamine kinase family protein, with product MWTQIDARITQLTGEKFLSSQQRSVSGGCINQGYAISDGQRTYFVKLNQASLVDMFEAEALGLQQMLETNSIRVPKPICWGTEGNSAYLVLEWLKLGRGNTQSWEKMGQQLAAMHQWVGKDAFGWDRNNTIGSTPQINTWTAAWGEFYVEHRLGYQFGLAKRRGGHFPNQERLLEAIPELLADRQPQPSLVHGDLWGGNASCTVEGEPVIFDPAAYYGDREVDIAMTELFGGFPTAFYRGYNEVFPLDPGYERRKPLYNLYHILNHFNLFGGGYASQASGMIEQILRSI from the coding sequence ATGTGGACACAAATAGATGCTCGTATTACTCAGCTGACTGGCGAAAAGTTTCTTTCGTCACAGCAGCGTTCGGTTAGCGGCGGCTGTATCAATCAAGGTTATGCCATCAGCGATGGGCAGCGTACTTATTTTGTTAAACTCAACCAAGCTTCTCTGGTTGATATGTTTGAGGCAGAAGCGTTGGGTTTACAGCAAATGCTGGAAACTAACAGCATCCGCGTCCCGAAACCGATTTGCTGGGGTACTGAAGGCAATTCTGCCTATCTAGTTCTAGAGTGGTTGAAACTAGGACGTGGCAATACCCAATCTTGGGAGAAAATGGGGCAGCAATTGGCAGCAATGCACCAATGGGTGGGAAAAGATGCCTTTGGCTGGGACAGAAATAATACGATTGGTTCTACGCCGCAAATCAATACATGGACAGCAGCTTGGGGAGAATTTTATGTTGAACATCGGCTGGGTTATCAATTTGGGCTGGCGAAGCGTCGCGGCGGTCATTTTCCCAATCAGGAACGGTTACTAGAAGCAATTCCTGAACTATTGGCAGATCGTCAGCCTCAACCATCGCTGGTTCACGGCGATTTGTGGGGGGGAAATGCCAGTTGTACTGTGGAAGGGGAACCTGTGATTTTTGACCCGGCGGCGTATTATGGCGATCGCGAGGTTGATATTGCGATGACAGAACTTTTTGGCGGTTTCCCAACAGCCTTTTATCGCGGCTATAACGAGGTTTTTCCTTTAGATCCAGGCTACGAGCGGCGGAAACCGCTGTATAACCTGTATCATATTTTGAATCATTTTAATCTTTTTGGCGGCGGTTATGCGTCGCAAGCGTCGGGGATGATTGAACAGATATTGCGTTCAATTTGA
- a CDS encoding Uma2 family endonuclease, which produces MTIFSQLDSDLLYPDSDGKPMADNTEQYRWIVIIKENLEILFAAINDVFIAADLLWYPVKSKIVSPTAPDVMVVFGRQKGKRRSYRQWQEDNIPPQVVFEILSLSNNQEEMDRKLEFYDTYGVEEYYLYDPESYELEGWLRQDQHLTKLWQMDGWTSPRLRIRFATGQGELVIYRPDGQRFLTSVELQQRAEQAELLLQQERLRAEQLAAYLRSLGVDPDNLP; this is translated from the coding sequence ATGACTATCTTTTCGCAACTTGACTCCGATCTACTCTATCCAGACAGTGACGGCAAACCAATGGCAGACAATACGGAACAGTATCGTTGGATAGTAATTATTAAAGAGAATTTAGAGATTTTGTTCGCTGCCATTAACGATGTTTTTATTGCGGCAGATTTGCTGTGGTATCCTGTCAAATCCAAGATAGTTTCCCCGACTGCACCCGATGTAATGGTAGTCTTTGGCAGACAGAAGGGGAAACGTCGTTCTTATCGTCAGTGGCAAGAAGATAATATCCCGCCCCAAGTTGTCTTTGAGATACTTTCTCTCAGCAACAATCAAGAAGAGATGGATCGCAAGCTGGAGTTTTACGATACTTACGGTGTCGAAGAATACTACCTGTATGACCCAGAAAGCTATGAATTAGAAGGATGGTTGCGGCAAGATCAACATCTGACAAAACTTTGGCAAATGGATGGCTGGACGAGTCCTCGCTTAAGAATTCGGTTTGCAACTGGACAGGGAGAGTTGGTAATTTACCGTCCAGATGGGCAGAGATTTTTAACTTCAGTGGAACTACAGCAACGGGCAGAACAGGCCGAGTTGTTATTACAGCAAGAACGTCTTCGGGCTGAACAGTTGGCTGCGTACTTGCGATCGCTTGGCGTTGACCCTGACAATCTCCCATAA